From one Drosophila subpulchrella strain 33 F10 #4 breed RU33 chromosome 3L, RU_Dsub_v1.1 Primary Assembly, whole genome shotgun sequence genomic stretch:
- the LOC119553425 gene encoding tyrosine-protein phosphatase non-receptor type 61F isoform X4, translating into MSEQKTSGSRSASAARQQIEAEYKDKRAGWHRFYKEICECCDREAKEKLFTTLESERHANRGLNRYRDVNPYDHSRIVLKRGSVDYINANLVQLERAERQYILTQGPLVDTVGHFWLMVWEQKSRGILMLNKLMEKKQIKCHLYWPNEMGADKALKLPNVKLTVELIRCETYQNFVRRWFKLTDLETQQSREVMQFHYTTWPDFGIPSSPNAFLKFLQQVRDSDCLSRDVGPAVVHCSAGIGRSGTFCLVDCCLVLIDKYGECNVSKVLCELRSYRMGLIQTADQLDFSYQAIIEGITKLHDPTFLDAEEPIIANDTDTHTLDEQPPPLPPRVQSLNLPLAPNSGGILSLNMRAAQANGAADNAGDKLSKDALNNFINQHDMLPYSEVADRRPLPPIPTRASNESDSDEDYLLDDDEEDDTDEDEEYETINEHDAEPVNGHVPLTTTQPHDDDVNANSEKPAAPVDEQYKANGIDPIPGQLPASPENELKRRKRNEYQASLEQKVNDIKRKQRENEDSQLAAKKRRRENRHKKSKTK; encoded by the exons ATGAGCGAGCAGAAAACGAGTGGGAGTAGGTCAGCGTCCGCGGCGCGACAGCAAATCGAGGCGGAGTACAAGGACAAACGGGCGGGATGGCATCGCTTCTACAAG GAAATTTGCGAGTGCTGCGACAGGGAGGCAAAGGAGAAGCTGTTCACCACATTGGAATCGGAGCGTCACGCGAACCGCGGCCTGAATCGCTATCGGGATGTGAACCCGTACGACCATTCCCGCATTGTTCTGAAGCGCGGCAGCGTGGACTACATCAATGCCAACCTGGTTCAG CTGGAGCGCGCCGAGCGTCAGTACATCCTGACCCAGGGACCGCTGGTGGACACAGTGGGCCACTTCTGGCTGATGGTCTGGGAGCAGAAGTCCCGGGGGATCCTCATGCTCAACAAGCTGATGGAAAAGAAGCAGATCAAATGCCACCTCTACTGGCCCAACGAGATGGGAGCGGACAAGGCCCTTAAGCTTCCAAATGTCAAGCTCACCGTGGAGCTCATCCGCTGCGAGACCTACCAGAACTTTGTGCGGCGGTGGTTCAA ACTTACCGATCTCGAAACACAGCAGAGTCGCGAGGTGATGCAGTTCCACTATACGACATGGCCGGACTTCGGCATTCCCAGTTCGCCGAACGCATTCCTCAAGTTCTTGCAGCAGGTGCGCGACTCTGACTGCCTCAGCCGCGACGTGGGTCCCGCCGTGGTGCACTGCAGCGCCGGCATCGGTCGCTCGGGCACCTTCTGCCTGGTGGACTGCTGCCTGGTCCTGATCGACAAGTACGGCGAGTGCAATGTGTCCAAGGTGCTCTGTGAGCTGCGCAGCTACCGCATGGGCCTAATCCAAACGGCCGACCAGCTGGACTTCTCCTACCAGGCGATCATCGAGGGCATCACGAAGCTGCACGATCCC ACCTTTCTCGACGCTGAGGAACCCATCATCGCAAACGACACAGACACCCACACACTGGATGAACAGCCGCCGCCACTGCCGCCTCGCGTTCAATCGCTTAACCTGCCGCTGGCCCCCAACTCCGGTGGCATACTATCGCTCAATATGCGCGCCGCCCAGGCCAATGGAGCTGCTGACAACGCTGGCGACAAGCTGAGCAAGGATGCCCTTAACAACTTCATCAATCAGCACGATATGCTGCCCTACTCTGAGGTGGCCGACAGACGTCCCTTGCCGCCGATACCCACGAGAGCTTCGAACGAATCGGACAGCGACGAGGATTACTTGCTGGACGACGACGAGGAGGACGATacggacgaggacgaggagtACGAGACCATTAACGAGCACGACGCCGAGCCAGTTAATGGCCATGTGCCCCTGACGACGACACAGCCGCATGACGACGATGTGAATGCCAACAGCGAGAAACCAGCGGCGCCAGTCGATGAGCAGTACAAGGCCAACGGCATCGATCCAATTCCAGGCCAGCTCCCAGCCAG TCCCGAGAACGAGCTGAAGCGGCGGAAACGCAACGAGTACCAGGCCAGTCTGGAGCAGAAGGTCAACGACATCAAGCGGAAGCAGCGGGAGAACGAGGACAGCCAGCTGGCGGCAAAGAAACGAAG ACGCGAAAATCGACACAAAAAGTCCAAGACAAAGTAA
- the LOC119553425 gene encoding tyrosine-protein phosphatase non-receptor type 61F isoform X3, which translates to MSEQKTSGSRSASAARQQIEAEYKDKRAGWHRFYKEICECCDREAKEKLFTTLESERHANRGLNRYRDVNPYDHSRIVLKRGSVDYINANLVQLERAERQYILTQGPLVDTVGHFWLMVWEQKSRGILMLNKLMEKKQIKCHLYWPNEMGADKALKLPNVKLTVELIRCETYQNFVRRWFKLTDLETQQSREVMQFHYTTWPDFGIPSSPNAFLKFLQQVRDSDCLSRDVGPAVVHCSAGIGRSGTFCLVDCCLVLIDKYGECNVSKVLCELRSYRMGLIQTADQLDFSYQAIIEGITKLHDPTFLDAEEPIIANDTDTHTLDEQPPPLPPRVQSLNLPLAPNSGGILSLNMRAAQANGAADNAGDKLSKDALNNFINQHDMLPYSEVADRRPLPPIPTRASNESDSDEDYLLDDDEEDDTDEDEEYETINEHDAEPVNGHVPLTTTQPHDDDVNANSEKPAAPVDEQYKANGIDPIPGQLPASPENELKRRKRNEYQASLEQKVNDIKRKQRENEDSQLAAKKRRSLLTYIAAGVVVGVICAYAYTKLG; encoded by the exons ATGAGCGAGCAGAAAACGAGTGGGAGTAGGTCAGCGTCCGCGGCGCGACAGCAAATCGAGGCGGAGTACAAGGACAAACGGGCGGGATGGCATCGCTTCTACAAG GAAATTTGCGAGTGCTGCGACAGGGAGGCAAAGGAGAAGCTGTTCACCACATTGGAATCGGAGCGTCACGCGAACCGCGGCCTGAATCGCTATCGGGATGTGAACCCGTACGACCATTCCCGCATTGTTCTGAAGCGCGGCAGCGTGGACTACATCAATGCCAACCTGGTTCAG CTGGAGCGCGCCGAGCGTCAGTACATCCTGACCCAGGGACCGCTGGTGGACACAGTGGGCCACTTCTGGCTGATGGTCTGGGAGCAGAAGTCCCGGGGGATCCTCATGCTCAACAAGCTGATGGAAAAGAAGCAGATCAAATGCCACCTCTACTGGCCCAACGAGATGGGAGCGGACAAGGCCCTTAAGCTTCCAAATGTCAAGCTCACCGTGGAGCTCATCCGCTGCGAGACCTACCAGAACTTTGTGCGGCGGTGGTTCAA ACTTACCGATCTCGAAACACAGCAGAGTCGCGAGGTGATGCAGTTCCACTATACGACATGGCCGGACTTCGGCATTCCCAGTTCGCCGAACGCATTCCTCAAGTTCTTGCAGCAGGTGCGCGACTCTGACTGCCTCAGCCGCGACGTGGGTCCCGCCGTGGTGCACTGCAGCGCCGGCATCGGTCGCTCGGGCACCTTCTGCCTGGTGGACTGCTGCCTGGTCCTGATCGACAAGTACGGCGAGTGCAATGTGTCCAAGGTGCTCTGTGAGCTGCGCAGCTACCGCATGGGCCTAATCCAAACGGCCGACCAGCTGGACTTCTCCTACCAGGCGATCATCGAGGGCATCACGAAGCTGCACGATCCC ACCTTTCTCGACGCTGAGGAACCCATCATCGCAAACGACACAGACACCCACACACTGGATGAACAGCCGCCGCCACTGCCGCCTCGCGTTCAATCGCTTAACCTGCCGCTGGCCCCCAACTCCGGTGGCATACTATCGCTCAATATGCGCGCCGCCCAGGCCAATGGAGCTGCTGACAACGCTGGCGACAAGCTGAGCAAGGATGCCCTTAACAACTTCATCAATCAGCACGATATGCTGCCCTACTCTGAGGTGGCCGACAGACGTCCCTTGCCGCCGATACCCACGAGAGCTTCGAACGAATCGGACAGCGACGAGGATTACTTGCTGGACGACGACGAGGAGGACGATacggacgaggacgaggagtACGAGACCATTAACGAGCACGACGCCGAGCCAGTTAATGGCCATGTGCCCCTGACGACGACACAGCCGCATGACGACGATGTGAATGCCAACAGCGAGAAACCAGCGGCGCCAGTCGATGAGCAGTACAAGGCCAACGGCATCGATCCAATTCCAGGCCAGCTCCCAGCCAG TCCCGAGAACGAGCTGAAGCGGCGGAAACGCAACGAGTACCAGGCCAGTCTGGAGCAGAAGGTCAACGACATCAAGCGGAAGCAGCGGGAGAACGAGGACAGCCAGCTGGCGGCAAAGAAACGAAGGTCATTACTCACATATATTGCCGCTGGTGTTGTGGTGGGCGTGATCTGCGCCTACGCATACACGAAGCTAGGATAA
- the LOC119553425 gene encoding tyrosine-protein phosphatase non-receptor type 61F isoform X2, translating into MSEQKTSGSRSASAARQQIEAEYKDKRAGWHRFYKEICECCDREAKEKLFTTLESERHANRGLNRYRDVNPYDHSRIVLKRGSVDYINANLVQLERAERQYILTQGPLVDTVGHFWLMVWEQKSRGILMLNKLMEKKQIKCHLYWPNEMGADKALKLPNVKLTVELIRCETYQNFVRRWFKLTDLETQQSREVMQFHYTTWPDFGIPSSPNAFLKFLQQVRDSDCLSRDVGPAVVHCSAGIGRSGTFCLVDCCLVLIDKYGECNVSKVLCELRSYRMGLIQTADQLDFSYQAIIEGITKLHDPEIALIFAFVPLQTFLDAEEPIIANDTDTHTLDEQPPPLPPRVQSLNLPLAPNSGGILSLNMRAAQANGAADNAGDKLSKDALNNFINQHDMLPYSEVADRRPLPPIPTRASNESDSDEDYLLDDDEEDDTDEDEEYETINEHDAEPVNGHVPLTTTQPHDDDVNANSEKPAAPVDEQYKANGIDPIPGQLPASPENELKRRKRNEYQASLEQKVNDIKRKQRENEDSQLAAKKRRSLLTYIAAGVVVGVICAYAYTKLG; encoded by the exons ATGAGCGAGCAGAAAACGAGTGGGAGTAGGTCAGCGTCCGCGGCGCGACAGCAAATCGAGGCGGAGTACAAGGACAAACGGGCGGGATGGCATCGCTTCTACAAG GAAATTTGCGAGTGCTGCGACAGGGAGGCAAAGGAGAAGCTGTTCACCACATTGGAATCGGAGCGTCACGCGAACCGCGGCCTGAATCGCTATCGGGATGTGAACCCGTACGACCATTCCCGCATTGTTCTGAAGCGCGGCAGCGTGGACTACATCAATGCCAACCTGGTTCAG CTGGAGCGCGCCGAGCGTCAGTACATCCTGACCCAGGGACCGCTGGTGGACACAGTGGGCCACTTCTGGCTGATGGTCTGGGAGCAGAAGTCCCGGGGGATCCTCATGCTCAACAAGCTGATGGAAAAGAAGCAGATCAAATGCCACCTCTACTGGCCCAACGAGATGGGAGCGGACAAGGCCCTTAAGCTTCCAAATGTCAAGCTCACCGTGGAGCTCATCCGCTGCGAGACCTACCAGAACTTTGTGCGGCGGTGGTTCAA ACTTACCGATCTCGAAACACAGCAGAGTCGCGAGGTGATGCAGTTCCACTATACGACATGGCCGGACTTCGGCATTCCCAGTTCGCCGAACGCATTCCTCAAGTTCTTGCAGCAGGTGCGCGACTCTGACTGCCTCAGCCGCGACGTGGGTCCCGCCGTGGTGCACTGCAGCGCCGGCATCGGTCGCTCGGGCACCTTCTGCCTGGTGGACTGCTGCCTGGTCCTGATCGACAAGTACGGCGAGTGCAATGTGTCCAAGGTGCTCTGTGAGCTGCGCAGCTACCGCATGGGCCTAATCCAAACGGCCGACCAGCTGGACTTCTCCTACCAGGCGATCATCGAGGGCATCACGAAGCTGCACGATCCC GAGATTGCGTTGATCTTCG CCTTTGTACCTCTTCAGACCTTTCTCGACGCTGAGGAACCCATCATCGCAAACGACACAGACACCCACACACTGGATGAACAGCCGCCGCCACTGCCGCCTCGCGTTCAATCGCTTAACCTGCCGCTGGCCCCCAACTCCGGTGGCATACTATCGCTCAATATGCGCGCCGCCCAGGCCAATGGAGCTGCTGACAACGCTGGCGACAAGCTGAGCAAGGATGCCCTTAACAACTTCATCAATCAGCACGATATGCTGCCCTACTCTGAGGTGGCCGACAGACGTCCCTTGCCGCCGATACCCACGAGAGCTTCGAACGAATCGGACAGCGACGAGGATTACTTGCTGGACGACGACGAGGAGGACGATacggacgaggacgaggagtACGAGACCATTAACGAGCACGACGCCGAGCCAGTTAATGGCCATGTGCCCCTGACGACGACACAGCCGCATGACGACGATGTGAATGCCAACAGCGAGAAACCAGCGGCGCCAGTCGATGAGCAGTACAAGGCCAACGGCATCGATCCAATTCCAGGCCAGCTCCCAGCCAG TCCCGAGAACGAGCTGAAGCGGCGGAAACGCAACGAGTACCAGGCCAGTCTGGAGCAGAAGGTCAACGACATCAAGCGGAAGCAGCGGGAGAACGAGGACAGCCAGCTGGCGGCAAAGAAACGAAGGTCATTACTCACATATATTGCCGCTGGTGTTGTGGTGGGCGTGATCTGCGCCTACGCATACACGAAGCTAGGATAA
- the LOC119553425 gene encoding tyrosine-protein phosphatase non-receptor type 61F isoform X5 — protein MPKIMPLTTAWLISHAGFVGWVGFGSSSLSQFLPGQVPTFICAAEGGFGHPEKPLIVGQVVNHGPMGQPHWIYGCKMLNEICECCDREAKEKLFTTLESERHANRGLNRYRDVNPYDHSRIVLKRGSVDYINANLVQLERAERQYILTQGPLVDTVGHFWLMVWEQKSRGILMLNKLMEKKQIKCHLYWPNEMGADKALKLPNVKLTVELIRCETYQNFVRRWFKLTDLETQQSREVMQFHYTTWPDFGIPSSPNAFLKFLQQVRDSDCLSRDVGPAVVHCSAGIGRSGTFCLVDCCLVLIDKYGECNVSKVLCELRSYRMGLIQTADQLDFSYQAIIEGITKLHDPEIALIFDLSRR, from the exons ATGCCCAAGATAATGCCATTAACAACAGCCTGGCTAATTAGTCACGCCGGGTTTGTTGGCTGGGTGGGCTTCGGTTCTAGTTCCCTGTCCCAGTTCCTCCCAGGCCAAGTTCCCACATTTATCTGCGCAGCAGAAGGAGGGTTTGGCCACCCAGAGAAGCCCTTGATAGTGGGCCAGGTGGTGAATCACGGCCCAATGGGGCAACCCCATTGGATTTATGGGTGCAAAATGCTAAAC GAAATTTGCGAGTGCTGCGACAGGGAGGCAAAGGAGAAGCTGTTCACCACATTGGAATCGGAGCGTCACGCGAACCGCGGCCTGAATCGCTATCGGGATGTGAACCCGTACGACCATTCCCGCATTGTTCTGAAGCGCGGCAGCGTGGACTACATCAATGCCAACCTGGTTCAG CTGGAGCGCGCCGAGCGTCAGTACATCCTGACCCAGGGACCGCTGGTGGACACAGTGGGCCACTTCTGGCTGATGGTCTGGGAGCAGAAGTCCCGGGGGATCCTCATGCTCAACAAGCTGATGGAAAAGAAGCAGATCAAATGCCACCTCTACTGGCCCAACGAGATGGGAGCGGACAAGGCCCTTAAGCTTCCAAATGTCAAGCTCACCGTGGAGCTCATCCGCTGCGAGACCTACCAGAACTTTGTGCGGCGGTGGTTCAA ACTTACCGATCTCGAAACACAGCAGAGTCGCGAGGTGATGCAGTTCCACTATACGACATGGCCGGACTTCGGCATTCCCAGTTCGCCGAACGCATTCCTCAAGTTCTTGCAGCAGGTGCGCGACTCTGACTGCCTCAGCCGCGACGTGGGTCCCGCCGTGGTGCACTGCAGCGCCGGCATCGGTCGCTCGGGCACCTTCTGCCTGGTGGACTGCTGCCTGGTCCTGATCGACAAGTACGGCGAGTGCAATGTGTCCAAGGTGCTCTGTGAGCTGCGCAGCTACCGCATGGGCCTAATCCAAACGGCCGACCAGCTGGACTTCTCCTACCAGGCGATCATCGAGGGCATCACGAAGCTGCACGATCCC GAGATTGCGTTGATCTTCG ACCTTTCTCGACGCTGA
- the LOC119553425 gene encoding tyrosine-protein phosphatase non-receptor type 61F isoform X1 produces MVWEQKSRGILMLNKLMEKKQIKCHLYWPNEMGADKALKLPNVKLTVELIRCETYQNFVRRWFKLTDLETQQSREVMQFHYTTWPDFGIPSSPNAFLKFLQQVRDSDCLSRDVGPAVVHCSAGIGRSGTFCLVDCCLVLIDKYGECNVSKVLCELRSYRMGLIQTADQLDFSYQAIIEGITKLHDPEIALIFAFVPLQTFLDAEEPIIANDTDTHTLDEQPPPLPPRVQSLNLPLAPNSGGILSLNMRAAQANGAADNAGDKLSKDALNNFINQHDMLPYSEVADRRPLPPIPTRASNESDSDEDYLLDDDEEDDTDEDEEYETINEHDAEPVNGHVPLTTTQPHDDDVNANSEKPAAPVDEQYKANGIDPIPGQLPASPENELKRRKRNEYQASLEQKVNDIKRKQRENEDSQLAAKKRRRENRHKKSKTK; encoded by the exons ATGGTCTGGGAGCAGAAGTCCCGGGGGATCCTCATGCTCAACAAGCTGATGGAAAAGAAGCAGATCAAATGCCACCTCTACTGGCCCAACGAGATGGGAGCGGACAAGGCCCTTAAGCTTCCAAATGTCAAGCTCACCGTGGAGCTCATCCGCTGCGAGACCTACCAGAACTTTGTGCGGCGGTGGTTCAA ACTTACCGATCTCGAAACACAGCAGAGTCGCGAGGTGATGCAGTTCCACTATACGACATGGCCGGACTTCGGCATTCCCAGTTCGCCGAACGCATTCCTCAAGTTCTTGCAGCAGGTGCGCGACTCTGACTGCCTCAGCCGCGACGTGGGTCCCGCCGTGGTGCACTGCAGCGCCGGCATCGGTCGCTCGGGCACCTTCTGCCTGGTGGACTGCTGCCTGGTCCTGATCGACAAGTACGGCGAGTGCAATGTGTCCAAGGTGCTCTGTGAGCTGCGCAGCTACCGCATGGGCCTAATCCAAACGGCCGACCAGCTGGACTTCTCCTACCAGGCGATCATCGAGGGCATCACGAAGCTGCACGATCCC GAGATTGCGTTGATCTTCG CCTTTGTACCTCTTCAGACCTTTCTCGACGCTGAGGAACCCATCATCGCAAACGACACAGACACCCACACACTGGATGAACAGCCGCCGCCACTGCCGCCTCGCGTTCAATCGCTTAACCTGCCGCTGGCCCCCAACTCCGGTGGCATACTATCGCTCAATATGCGCGCCGCCCAGGCCAATGGAGCTGCTGACAACGCTGGCGACAAGCTGAGCAAGGATGCCCTTAACAACTTCATCAATCAGCACGATATGCTGCCCTACTCTGAGGTGGCCGACAGACGTCCCTTGCCGCCGATACCCACGAGAGCTTCGAACGAATCGGACAGCGACGAGGATTACTTGCTGGACGACGACGAGGAGGACGATacggacgaggacgaggagtACGAGACCATTAACGAGCACGACGCCGAGCCAGTTAATGGCCATGTGCCCCTGACGACGACACAGCCGCATGACGACGATGTGAATGCCAACAGCGAGAAACCAGCGGCGCCAGTCGATGAGCAGTACAAGGCCAACGGCATCGATCCAATTCCAGGCCAGCTCCCAGCCAG TCCCGAGAACGAGCTGAAGCGGCGGAAACGCAACGAGTACCAGGCCAGTCTGGAGCAGAAGGTCAACGACATCAAGCGGAAGCAGCGGGAGAACGAGGACAGCCAGCTGGCGGCAAAGAAACGAAG ACGCGAAAATCGACACAAAAAGTCCAAGACAAAGTAA
- the LOC119552937 gene encoding zinc finger protein CG2199 codes for MASKAKKEVLCDHCHEGYEAKMVYTAQKTFVGTKVVDLLEAITHKSIPPNANVKICFICASGFMSTRALIDKVRETVDRILAAPAKKGRVSKAAAQDAQDQGSADEPAPDIVDLTAETEKTPAKPQPKKNTTIRQRSKSVAFPASHMVPDLAGVANIKASPAKRQLSRLLGDSLDDSVKLTPAKDVSSSKKAFLNLFGNGDDAMEKEFETESEEGEEAEAGYLTINTNNFQCAECEFHTRFPNYIKEHMLKEHGQQRARIYSCPMCTKNFGVLKTIKDHVRDVHSRVLISEAEAKTKANNKGKPNESEADPKPKSQTKKPKVPETQKQKKKPKEAKSKAKKAEAAAESKSKKKPTEVEAEKDIVVSQEKPDDTQDPKVALLKSEEKTVLSQEKAVETPEPKVASFKALNESLMRKRMLENVLDSEYTFAINGSSASTPRAESTNFQCDICDCELATAKQMQDHMKTAHAIDKPKVFKCHVCEKSLTTKQSLKTHQALHSDGAEVGKSTKRKILQEEDEDVDIEGSFEKNKTIEDDEGPREEKIVREKPSKDTSLKLGQSKVGGLMSAPLSPVKKAKKGKASLLDVSGVTTNGESPSKRKKQVKSEETSSISISDVSQLEEINHNVKPHKKARLESVGDSTTDESVLSCDQCGKSVGSRQRLDSHIQKKHISQLKCPKCKDVFTQQLNYVSHFSDCLTDNGLPCGVDKCTKVFTEANYLSSHLRKRHHCS; via the exons ATGGCCAGCAAAGCTAAGAAGGAGGTGCTGTGCGACCATTGCCACGAAGGCTATGAGGCAAAGATGGTTTATACCGCGCAAAAGACGTTCGTGGGGACGAAAGTCGTGGACTTGCTGGAGGCCATCACCCACAAGAGC ATCCCACCCAACGCAAACGTCAAGATATGCTTCATCTGTGCTTCGGGCTTCATGTCCACCCGCGCCCTGATCGACAAGGTCCGTGAGACGGTGGACAGGATCCTGGCCGCGCCCGCCAAGAAGGGCAGGGTCAGCAAGGCGGCGGCACAGGATGCACAGGATCAAGGGTCCGCTGATGAACCGGCCCCTGATATTGTGGACCTCACTGCAGAGACGGAGAAGACGCCGGCCAAGCCGCAACCAAAGAAGAACACCACCATTCGTCAGCGCAGCAAATCGGTTGCCTTCCCCGCCAGCCACATGGTTCCAGATCTTGCTGGGGTAGCAAACATCAAGGCTTCGCCTGCCAAAAGGCAGCTGTCCCGCTTGCTCGGGGACAGTCTCGACGATTCCGTGAAACTGACGCCTGCCAAAGATGTGTCGTCCTCCAAAAAGGCTTTCCTAAATCTCTTTGGCAACGGCGATGATGCCATGGAAAAGGAATTTGAGACCGAAAGCGAGGAAGGGGAGGAAGCCGAAGCTGGCTACCTCACGATCAATACCAACAACTTCCAGTGCGCTGAGTGCGAGTTCCATACAAGGTTCCCCAATTACATAAAGGAACACATGCTAAAGGAACACGGCCAACAGCGTGCCCGCATATACAGCTGCCCCATGTGTACCAAGAACTTCGGAGTGCTAAAGACCATAAAGGACCATGTACGGGACGTCCATTCGCGCGTTTTAATAAGCGAGGCCGAGGCCAAGACCAAGGCAAATAACAAGGGAAAGCCGAATGAGTCGGAAGCCGATCCAAAGCCAAAGTCGCAGACTAAGAAGCCAAAGGTGCCGGAGACTCAGAAGCAGAAAAAAAAGCCAAAGGAAGCAAAGTCGAAGGCCAAAAAGGCAGAAGCGGCAGCAGAAAGCAAGTCTAAGAAGAAGCCAACAGAGGTGGAGGCAGAAAAGGATATAGTAGTGAGCCAGGAGAAGCCGGATGACACCCAGGATCCTAAAGTCGCCCTCCTTAAGTCAGAAGAGAAAACAGTGCTCAGCCAAGAGAAAGCAGTTGAGACTCCGGAGCCCAAAGTCGCCTCCTTTAAAGCCCTAAACGAATCCCTAATGAGGAAAAGGATGCTGGAGAACGTGCTCGACTCCGAGTACACATTTGCCATCAACGGATCCAGTGCCTCCACTCCCAGGGCCGAGTCCACCAATTTTCAGTGCGACATATGCGACTGCGAGCTGGCAACCGCCAAGCAGATGCAGGACCACATGAAGACTGCTCACGCCATTGACAAGCCGAAGGTGTTCAAGTGTCACGTCTGCGAGAAGAGTCTGACCACCAAACAGTCGCTAAAAACGCACCAGGCTCTTCATAGCGATGGTGCTGAGGTGGGCAAGTCCACCAAGCGAAAGATACTCCAAGAAGAGGATGAGGACGTTGATATTGAGGGCAGTTTTGAGAAGAACAAAACTATCGAGGATGATGAGGGGCCTAGGGAGGAGAAGATTGTAAGAGAGAAGCCTAGTAAGGATACCTCCTTAAAACTCGGTCAGTCTAAGGTTGGTGGGCTCATGTCCGCTCCGCTCTCGCCCGTTAAGAAGGCAAAGAAAGGTAAAGCAAGCCTCCTAGACGTTTCTGGGGTCACCACAAATGGAGAATCTCCCTCCAAGCGCAAAAAACAAGTCAAGTCCGAGGAGACAtcctccatttccatttccgaTGTGTCTCAGCTGGAAGAAATAAACCACAATGTGAAGCCACACAAAAAGGCCCGGCTGGAGTCCGTTGGCGACTCCACTACCGACGAGTCTGTACTTAGCTGCGACCAGTGCGGCAAGTCTGTCGGCTCGCGCCAACGTCTGGACTCGCACATTCAGAAGAAGCACATCTCCCAGTTGAAGTGTCCAAAGTGCAAGGATGTCTTCACCCAACAGCTAAACTATGTGAGCCACTTTTCGGATTGTTTGACCGACAACGGATTGCCCTGCGGCGTGGACAAGTGCACGAAGGTCTTCACGGAGGCCAACTACCTGAGCTCTCACCTCCGCAAGCGCCACCACTGCTCCTAG